A region from the Lolium perenne isolate Kyuss_39 chromosome 4, Kyuss_2.0, whole genome shotgun sequence genome encodes:
- the LOC127292506 gene encoding uncharacterized protein: MDSPPPLPSKADLSLTLAPAAPSVGMVGAGAGAGAGDGGGAGSSSECVDGKDVRLFPCLFCNKKFLKSQALGGHQNAHKKERSIGWNPYFYMPSTSHHAHGNATAPAAGANSSSGPYGGAGAPNSPGAYSSAGGAVGSTASGVAGGGLPAHAYTMSSRAYAALPTTFPIASHSSYMVGSDRPPQQQQHYAPPEGAAAAGELYSGLQGSRFAAHNPQLYTSATASSGRALMSASDQPGAGRDELIDMLNWRRGCHGPTASAAATTPSPASTTTTLTTSGGNNGDAEEELDLNLSL; this comes from the coding sequence aTGGACTCGCCTCCTCCCCTACCATCCAAGGCCGACCTCTCGCTCACCCTGGCGCCGGCGGCGCCGTCCGTCGGCATGGTCGGAGCGGGAgcgggagcaggagcaggagatgGCGGCGGAGCCGGCTCCTCGTCCGAGTGCGTCGACGGCAAGGACGTGCGCCTCTTCCCCTGCCTCTTCTGCAACAAGAAGTTCCTCAAGTCGCAGGCGCTGGGCGGCCACCAGAACGCGCACAAGAAGGAGCGCAGCATCGGCTGGAACCCCTACTTCTACATGCCCTCCACGTCGCATCACGCCCACGGCAATGCCACGGCGCCGGCAGCAGGCGCCAACTCGTCGTCCGGGCCCTACGGCGGCGCCGGCGCGCCCAACTCGCCCGGGGCGTACAGCAGCGCTGGCGGCGCCGTGGGCTCTACCGCGTCCGGCGTGGCAGGCGGCGGCCTCCCGGCGCACGCGTACACCATGAGCAGCCGCGCCTACGCGGCCCTGCCGACGACGTTCCCCATCGCCTCCCACAGCTCCTACATGGTCGGCTCCGACCGGCccccgcagcagcagcagcactacGCGCCgccggagggcgccgccgcggccGGCGAGCTGTACAGCGGCCTGCAGGGGTCCCGCTTCGCGGCGCACAACCCGCAGCTGTACACGAGCGCCACGGCCAGCAGCGGGCGCGCGCTGATGAGCGCGTCGGACCAGCCGGGCGCCGGCCGCGACGAGCTGATCGACATGCTCAACTGGAGGCGGGGCTGCCACGGCCCCACGGCCTCCGcggccgccaccacgccgtcccccgccagcaccaccaccaccctcACGACCTCCGGCGGCAACAACGGCGAcgccgaggaggagctcgacctcAACCTGAGCCTATGA